A region of Pyxidicoccus parkwaysis DNA encodes the following proteins:
- a CDS encoding imm11 family protein, whose amino-acid sequence MASSNYVCWQNVPAGNSCVLSGVENLGREYELLKGIPRAGTFPDNVLFRMSDEYPKDVGLIDSLSNGDTLIIASRRLRDFLTQRQLPHMEYHRVTILNHKGRVASEDYHVVHPIHPQDCLDISASGCTYSPIVPTEIDFVDKLTIDESRVQPGVRMFRIKNFGGPVLVHRGFAEELSAMDFKGITFIELEQYGW is encoded by the coding sequence ATGGCATCCTCGAATTACGTCTGCTGGCAGAACGTTCCCGCTGGCAACTCCTGCGTGCTGTCAGGAGTAGAGAACCTGGGCCGCGAGTACGAGCTCCTCAAGGGCATCCCGCGCGCGGGCACGTTCCCCGACAACGTGCTCTTCCGGATGAGCGACGAGTATCCCAAGGACGTCGGGCTGATTGATTCGCTGTCCAATGGAGACACGCTCATCATCGCCTCGCGCCGTCTGAGGGACTTTCTGACGCAGCGGCAGCTCCCGCACATGGAGTACCACCGCGTCACCATCCTCAATCACAAAGGCCGGGTCGCCAGCGAGGATTACCATGTGGTTCATCCCATCCATCCGCAGGACTGCCTGGACATCAGCGCGAGCGGCTGCACCTACAGCCCCATTGTCCCCACGGAAATCGACTTCGTGGACAAGCTGACCATCGACGAGTCCCGAGTCCAACCTGGGGTGCGGATGTTCCGCATCAAGAACTTCGGAGGCCCGGTGTTGGTCCATCGGGGGTTCGCCGAAGAGCTGTCGGCCATGGACTTCAAAGGCATCACCTTCATCGAGCTGGAGCAATACGGGTGGTAG
- a CDS encoding Imm49 family immunity protein: protein MDRLRDTAVYEDDLASALRNLEDAELPLELAGEFCEEATSLLRVLAICRLLREADVDGFHHDLHRSALSRRDYLARCEREGYADHFTVASRTEPFFDALAAGSLALARDLAKRAAPGPREGEEYPEDYHYANLLHRHVLVDGQDETGELERLLTTLEAHQDGARVDLCRSLVRHDGRSFEAAFQALLEERANEVARQEAHAMTSASAITNGYIFIEGLAWMRLAEHARPPLPVPEECRFCPALARMPMQRPFPGDRYPLG, encoded by the coding sequence ATGGACCGACTGCGCGACACCGCCGTCTATGAAGACGACCTGGCCTCCGCGCTCAGGAACCTGGAGGACGCGGAGCTACCGCTCGAGCTGGCGGGCGAGTTCTGCGAGGAGGCCACCTCGCTCCTGCGAGTCCTCGCCATCTGCCGGTTGCTGCGCGAAGCGGACGTGGACGGCTTCCACCATGATTTGCACCGCAGCGCCCTGTCACGCCGCGACTACCTGGCGCGCTGCGAGCGAGAGGGGTACGCGGACCACTTCACCGTGGCCAGCCGCACCGAGCCGTTCTTCGATGCGCTCGCCGCCGGAAGCCTGGCGCTGGCACGCGACTTGGCGAAGCGGGCCGCCCCAGGTCCCCGCGAGGGCGAGGAATACCCCGAGGACTATCACTACGCGAACCTCCTGCACCGCCATGTCCTCGTCGATGGACAGGACGAGACAGGCGAGCTGGAGCGCCTGCTGACCACGCTGGAAGCCCATCAGGACGGCGCACGTGTGGACCTGTGCCGGAGCCTCGTGAGGCATGACGGCCGGTCCTTCGAGGCCGCATTCCAAGCGCTCCTGGAGGAGCGCGCGAACGAAGTGGCCCGGCAGGAGGCACACGCCATGACCTCGGCGAGTGCCATCACCAATGGCTACATCTTCATCGAGGGGCTGGCCTGGATGCGGCTGGCGGAGCACGCACGACCACCCCTGCCCGTCCCGGAGGAATGCCGCTTCTGCCCCGCCCTGGCG